A region from the Oryzias latipes chromosome 20, ASM223467v1 genome encodes:
- the LOC100049338 gene encoding 42Sp50, whose amino-acid sequence MAKEKVHVNVVVIGHVDSGKSTTTGHLVYKCGGIDPRKLEKFEKAAAQLGKSSFKFAWVLDKLKAERERGITIDISLLKFNTQKYTMTIIDAPGHRDFIKNMITGTSQADVALLMVSAAKGEYEAGVSRSGQTREHALLAYTLGVKQIIVCVNKMDLTEPPYSQKRYEEVMRGVSGFLRKIGYDTNAVPFVPVSGWTGENMISVTQKMPWYQGWKIRRREGPSTGKTLLEVLDSIQPPVRTINKPLRLPLQDVYKIGGVGTVPVGKIETGVLKPGMTLVFSPAKLTAEVKSIEMHHQGLQTALPGHNVGFNIKNVSVKNLRRGDVAGNAQQDPPSDVRSFEAQVIILNHPGKIKAGYSPVLDCHTTHVTCRFTELKEKLDRRTGKKLEEQPQTLVSGDAATVKLVPVKPMCVESFFTYPPLGRFAARDLKQTVAVGVIKSVEKDQGSKAQKLQVCK is encoded by the exons ATGGCGAAGGAGAAGGTTCACGTCAACGTGGTCGTCATCGGTCACGTTGACAGCGGTAAATCCACCACCACTGGACACCTGGTCTACAAGTGTGGAGGCATTGATCCCAGAAAGCTGGAGAAATTTGAGAAGGCTGCAGCTCAG TTGGGAAAGAGTTCCTTCAAGTTTGCCTGGGTGCTGGATAAGCTCAAAGCTGAGAGGGAGCGAGGGATCACCATTGATATCTCACTTTTGAAATTTAACACTCAAAAGTACACCATGACTATAATTGATGCTCCAGGGCACAGGGACTTCATCAAGAACATGATAACTGGGACGTCGCAG GCAGATGTGGCCCTCCTGATGGTCTCGGCAGCCAAAGGGGAGTATGAAGCCGGCGTTTCCAGGAGCGGTCAGACCAGAGAGCACGCCCTGCTGGCCTACACGCTGGGGGTTAAGCAAATCATCGTCTGCGTGAACAAGATGGATCTGACCGAGCCCCCTTACAGCCAGAAACGCTATGAGGAAGTGATGCGCGGCGTGAGCGGCTTCCTGAGGAAGATCGGCTACGACACGAATGCCGTGCCCTTCGTTCCAGTTTCTGGATGGACTGGGGAGAACATGATCAGCGTAACCCAGAAG ATGCCCTGGTACCAAGGCTGGAAAATCAGGCGGAGGGAAGGGCCTTCAACTGGGAAGACTCTTCTTGAAGTTCTGGACTCTATTCAGCCTCCGGTGCGAACAATCAACAAACCTCTACGGCTACCTCTGCAAGACGTCTACAAAATTGGAG GAGTTGGGACTGTGCCAGTGGGGAAGATTGAAACAGGCGTCCTCAAACCCGGCATGACCTTGGTGTTCTCTCCAGCTAAGCTCACCGCAGAGGTCAAGTCAATTGAGATGCACCACCAGGGCCTGCAGACGGCTCTGCCGGGGCACAACGTCGGGTTCAACATCAAAAACGTGTCAGTCAAGAACCTGCGCCGTGGGGACGTGGCCGGCAACGCCCAACAGGATCCACCTTCAGATGTCCGCAGCTTTGAAGCACAG GTGATTATCCTGAACCATCCTGGGAAGATCAAGGCGGGATACTCTCCTGTCCTTGACTGCCACACGACACATGTCACATGCCGCTTCACCgagctgaaggagaagctgGACCGGCGCACCGGCaagaagctggaggagcagcCACAAACCCTGGTGTCTGGAGATGCTGCCACTGTCAAACTGGTTCCCGTGAAGCCCATGTGTGTGGAGAGCTTCTTCACATACCCTCCTTTAG GCCGCTTTGCGGCAAGAGATCTGAAGCAGACAGTTGCTGTAGGAGTCATCAAGTCGGTGGAGAAAGACCAGGGGTCTAAAGCTCAAAAGCTTCAAGTTTGTAAATAA